Below is a genomic region from Billgrantia tianxiuensis.
ACCTCGGGCGGGGTATGCCTGGGCACGCTGTTGTCGAGAAACACGTACTTGAAGCGCGGTCGCGGGCTGTCCAGCCACTTGAAGAATACCCTGGGCATGCCGTCGTAGGCCTCCACGCAGTGCCCCAGGAAATCCGACACCGCCTTGTAGCGCCCGCGCTCCAACCCCCGCAGCCAGCCCCGCTCCACCGTGGCCTCCGGCGGGGTGATGATGAAGTACATGTGCATGGTGGAGACGTACTTGGCATAGGTGCCATCCAGCAATTGCGGCACCGTCTCCGACGAGAAGCTGTCGAAGCGAAAGCGGTCGATCAGCAGATGGGGAATGGTGCGATCCCGCTGCGCCTTGTCGCGGATGTAGCGGTCCAGCTTGGCGTCGATCAGCTTGACCTCCTTGCCCGCCAGGCGACCGGCATACTTGTAGGCTTCTCCCAACGCCTCATAGTCGAGCAGCAGGCGACGCCAGATATCGGGAGTGATGGTGCCGTATCGATCCGGTGGCAGGCCCAGGTCCTGCAGCGTATGTCTCAGCAGGTGGCGCAGGGAGCTCTTGCCGGCCGCCGAGGCGCCCTTGAGGCTGACCAGGATCGGCTCGTCGGCAAGCGGCACCCTATCGTAACCCTCCTGCTCGATGGCCCGCTCGACGTGCGGCGCCAGCAGGTGGCCGATCAGGCGGCTGCCGTAGTCGTTGCCGGCATGCCGGGTGATCAAGCGCGCCAGCACCTCGCGATCCATACCGATATGGCCCTGGACCGCGGCAATCGAACTCAGCACCCGGTAGGCACTCTTGTAGACGGCCTGCTCCTGCTCGTCCTGGGCCGCCAGCCCCCTCTGCTTGATGGCCTGGATGGCATCGTGGTGACGCTCCTCCAGCGAGCGGCGATCCGGTGGCCGCGGCGGAGCGGGCCGCCTGCCCAGCCAACGCGCCAGCAAGGAGACGGGTTCGGGATCACCCGCCTCCGCTTCCGGGGCGAAGGCCGCGTCCAGGATCTCCTCCGCCCTGCCCCGTATCGACGCGCAGAGTCGGTCGAATGCCTGCTGGAATGCCGGCAGCTGGGAAGTGAGGTAGTCGGCCAGGATCCTGAGCACGATGCGGCGGAAGTTGTGCCCCAGCACCTCTTCCTGTTCGCCCTCGTGCACCAGGATGTCGGCGGTGACCCGCACGATCAGCTCGTGCAGCACCAGGCGCTCGGCGCGGAACGCGACCAGTTCCTCCTCCTCGAGCCCGGTGAGCGCCCGCAGCTCGGGGATCTCGGCCAGGTCGGAAGAGACGTTGGCCGTGCGATGAATGGTCTCCAGGGGCCGGTAGCGCCTGGGCAGGTCGGCCTCGAGGCCGGGGTTCCACGCCGAGTACTCGGCAGTAGCTCGATCAAGCATAGGCGCCACGCACGTGCGGAGGTTCAGGCCGATAGCCGGCGGTCATGCCTCGACATTGGCCGAATTTCTCATGCAGGGCAATCACGGCTCGATCACGGCTTCTCCTCGGCGGCAGCCGCCGCCCGCCGTACCGGCAACGCCAGGGGCCGGTGCAGGACCAGGTAGGCCGCGCCGCCGATCGCCACGCCCCAGAAGGCCGAGCCCAGGCCGAACAGGCTCATGCCCGAGGCGGTGGCCAGGAAGGTGATGATCGAGGCCTCGAGATGCTCCTTCTCGGCGGCCGCCGCGCTGAGGTTGCCGGCGATGGCGCCGATCAGCGCCAGCCCCGCCAGCAGGGCGACGAAGGTCACCGGCAGCGAGGTGAACAGCAGCACGATGCTGCCCGAGAACAGCGCGCCGAGCAGGTAGAAGACACCATTGGCCACGCCGGCCACGTAGCGTTTGCCGGGGTCGGGGTGGGCCGCCTTGCCGGTGCACAGTGCCGCGGTGATGGCCGCCACCACCGTGGTGATGCCACCGAACAGCGCCATCGGCAGCGATACCAGGCTGGTGACGGTGAGGATCGGCTTGGCCTGAACCTCGTAGCCGGCGCCGCGCAGGATCGCCATGCCCGGCAGGAATTGCCCGGTGAGGCTGACCAGCGCCAGCGGCAGGGCCAGGCTCAGGGTCGCGCCCAACGTCCACTCGGGGCGAATCGGCTCGGGCGCGGCCAGCTGCCATGAAACACCCGCCAGGCTGGCACCCTCCAGCCCCACCGCCAGCGCGATCCCGGCCAGCAGCAACAGCACCAGGAAGTAGCGCGGAAACAGCCGCTTGAACCCCAGGTAGGCGGCGAGCATGCCCAGCGCCAGCAGCGGTGCCTCCTCCAGCGAGGTGAACACGCCGACGCCGAACTGGAACAGGATGCCGGCCATCATCGCCGCGGCGATACCGGGCGGAATCAGCGCGACGATACGGTCGAAGGCGCCGCTCACGCCGACCGCGAAGACGATCAGCGCCGCGGTGAGGTAGGCGCCCACGGCCTCGTTCAGCGACAGCTCGGGAAACAGCGTGACCAGCAGCGCCGTGCCCGGCGCCGACCAGGCGGTGACCACCGGCACCCTGAGCCACAGGCTCAGGCCGATGCCCGACACCGCGGCGCCGATGGAGATCGCCCACACCCAGGAGCTCATCATCTGGGGGGAGATATCCGCACTCTGGGCGGCCTGGAAGAAGATCGCCAGCGGGCCGGCGTAGGAGATCAGCACCGCCACGAAGCCGGCCGTCACGGCCGACAGCGACCAGTCCTGGCGCAATGACATGTTTCACCTCGCATGGCAGAAATAGGGGATTTCAAACGGATAAAAAAGGCCCGTAGCGAGGAATCGACCACGGGCCAACGGAGGAAGGTGTGACCGCCCGCTAGCGCGCCGTGGCGGTCTCCCCCTGCGAGCCGCGAGACTCGCGGGAGAAGTCGAAGTCGCGGAATTCCACCAGCAGGGAGAGGCCCGCCCCCAGCACCAGCGCCCAGAAGGAGGAGCCGATGCCAAGGATCTGGATCCCCGAGACGGCGATCAGGAAGGAGAACATCGCCCCCACCTCATGCTTGCCGGAGAAGGTCATGTGCATGGCCGAGCCGATCACCCGCAGCAGCGCCAGCCCGGCGACGATGGCGATGAAGTAGCTCGGCATCGCCTCGATCAGGCTGAACACGAAGCCGTAGAAGGGCGCCGCCGTGACGAAGATGATGCCGACGATTACCGCCGCCACCCAGCGCTTGTCG
It encodes:
- a CDS encoding benzoate/H(+) symporter BenE family transporter — encoded protein: MSLRQDWSLSAVTAGFVAVLISYAGPLAIFFQAAQSADISPQMMSSWVWAISIGAAVSGIGLSLWLRVPVVTAWSAPGTALLVTLFPELSLNEAVGAYLTAALIVFAVGVSGAFDRIVALIPPGIAAAMMAGILFQFGVGVFTSLEEAPLLALGMLAAYLGFKRLFPRYFLVLLLLAGIALAVGLEGASLAGVSWQLAAPEPIRPEWTLGATLSLALPLALVSLTGQFLPGMAILRGAGYEVQAKPILTVTSLVSLPMALFGGITTVVAAITAALCTGKAAHPDPGKRYVAGVANGVFYLLGALFSGSIVLLFTSLPVTFVALLAGLALIGAIAGNLSAAAAEKEHLEASIITFLATASGMSLFGLGSAFWGVAIGGAAYLVLHRPLALPVRRAAAAAEEKP